Genomic DNA from Candidatus Sulfurimonas marisnigri:
TAGAAGATTGTCTATAAATATTACAACTATACCAAGGGAGAGTATTTTAAAATAAATTGTACCCTGCTCCACTACATCACTCTGAGCACCCATCCAAGAGTAGAAAGATTCACTTCCAAAGTATCCTCCAATAGTTACAAATACAGAAAGTATAATTGCAAAGACAGCAAGAGAGTAGAGAAGTGCTGAAGCTCGTCTTTTTCTTCCCTGCCCAATAAAGCGCGAAATTAGAGCGTTACCACCAACAACATAGAGTGTCATAAGCACATTTATAATCATCATAAACTGCATACTCATCCCAACCGCTGCAAGTGCAGATACACTAACCATACCTACCATTAACATGTCAATAAGAATTTGAAGAATATCTACAAGATGCTTTAATGCGGCAGGAATTGCAATTGAGAAAACTTTTTTAGTATCTCTGGAGATTAATCTTGAAAAAATTGTGCAACCTCTGTCATTGTATCTATAAGTTCATCCTTAGTCTCGAAGTGCAGCTCTTTTTTATCTCTATGTTCCTCTTTAGGTGGAGTAAAATCAAAAATCAAAGCATATGAAGTAATATTTACCTTATCACCATTCATATCAGCCCATTCAAGTGACATTTCCGCTATTTCTCCATTAACTTCAACAACGGCAGCTGGATAAAGCCTTACTATTTTACTTAAATCTATATCACCTATTTTTGACTTATAAATCATATTATCCCTTTAATTTCGGATTTTATCTTATATTTCCTTTAATCACAGATAAGGCTAATTCTTATGTCCTTGATAGCGCATTATAAAGATAAAAATACTCAAAGAGATAATCATAATACCAATTCCTGAAATAAGATAAAAAGCGTGAATCATTTGAGCATAGTCACTAAGTACGATTTTAAAAACCACCATTAATGCTTCTATTGAAAGAGCTACAATAATTGAAATTAAAAAACGTGCTAAAAGTTTGTTCTCTAAATTATAGTTACGACTTAGTTCCTTGTAAAAAACCTCATGTTCCAAAATGGTTTTTGCCAAATCAAAAATAGCTAACCCAAGAGTTAAAGCAATTATAGAACGAAAGAAACCAGAAAGCACTTCCTTGTCGTTATAAATAATAACTTCATAAATAATAAAAATTGCATATCCTATCAATGATAAAGAAAACAGCGTAAGCAGAAATCCAAAAAAACCGTAAAAAGATTGTACAAATATAGTAAATCTCTTGTCTCCACCAATAAGCATTAGCCCTTTTAAAAGTGCATAAAGTTCAAAGTCATAAACTAAATATTCATTATTTATATGAAGCACAATAGTAATAGAAGGTGTTGCGGTTCTAGAGTTTACATAACTGTTTGAGATATAAATATTGTCATCTCTAAACTTGATTCGTGAAAGAAGGTATGATCTATCTTCACCAAATGAAATTTTATCGGCTCCATCTTCTGTATATATCGGTGTAGACTGTTTGTAGTTTTTATTGATTTTATATGTAGCTTTAAGTGCAGGAAGCAGAGAAAATATAAACTTCTCTTTTATCTCATCATATTGTGTCAAATCTATATTCTCAACCATAGACGTAAGTGAGTTTTCTATAAATGGGCGTTGTTTTTTGTATATAGTAATAATCTCTTCCATAGTGACCTCGATACAACTATAAAATATTCTATACTGTATCACTTAAAAACAAAAATAATAATGTTAGTAGAGAATTAGTTTTACTTTATAAGGAATAGTTATATAAAAATCATTCCACTTCATTATTATGTAGACTCTTATTCATGTCTCCATTTTTCATTTTTATAAATGCCAATATTCCAAAAGCAACACCAACTACAATTGATATAACACCCCAAAAGTCATCACGCTCGTATGCCATTATTATCCAACAAAGGTCTGCAAACAGATAGACTATCACAGCTTCATATATTTTCCCACGAAATGTTAAATATGCACCTACATTTAGAAGTAGACCGCCAATTACTGCAAAACTCATTATATAATATCCTTAATTTTCTGACTCTTTAAAATCCAAGCAAAGTATGCAGCACCTATCATAAAGGCAAAGCCAATCAACACTGTTATAAACTCCAGCGAATAACTAGATGTAGCTAAAAATCCAATCATAAAAGACGTAAATGCCGCTGAACTTAAAAACAACATGTCATTATATGCCACTATTCTACCATAGTATTTTTGCTCTATATTTTTTTGAAGCAGTGTATACGTATACGACCAAAGTGTTGTTGTAAATAACCCGACAATTACACTTGCAAAAAGTGACATATAGAAATCTTTCATTAAAAATGCCCATAACCAAACAGCAAATGCCTGAAACATAAATATATACACTAGTCTTCTATTATTTATCCACTTACTTAATATTATAGGCCCAACAACTAACCCTAATGCTCTTGATGCGTGTAAAAGACCAAGCGCTAAAGAAGTTGCAATCATAGAAGCATAATATTTATCTACCATCAAAGCTACTAAAGCATCAAAAGCAGTTAAACCTACAAAAGAGTGAATTAACATCAGATGAATTGCATGCGGAGTTTTTTTCAGATATTTAAAGGTGTCTTTCATCATAAAAAGTAGATTTTCACCACTTTTACTAAAAGCAACATCTATATCCACTTTATAAAGTAATATAAACGCTATCATAAACATAAAGGCATCAAGTAAAAATGCAATTTTTACTCCAAATAAATAAACAACAAACCCACTAAGTGCCATCCCTAAAGTATAAGAAAATGACCATATAATTGAGTGAAGTTCATTTGCTTTTTGCAATTTATCCCCATCAAGCAGCTTTGGCAAAAGTGACATCTCTGTTGTAAAGTAAAAACTTGCAGCTGCCATTTTTACAAATATCAATATATAAAGTAGCCATAAATCAGATACATCATTTACAAAAATCAAAAATAGTGTTGCAAATATTTCAAAGGAAATCAATATCAACATCAGTTTTTTAGGCTTCATATTGTCTATTATTGAGCCACTTAAAGGAGCTTGTATTATGCCTGAGAGAAAATGAAGCATAGCAACAAATGCAATAACTTCAGCAGATACATTCATATCTAGTAGTAGTGTATATATGGCTACATTACTAAACCATGCACCAAAATATGCAATAAGCTGTATTGTTGACAATCTCTTTAATATAGGTTCAAGTTTTAGTAGTTTGAAATATTCATT
This window encodes:
- a CDS encoding MFS transporter is translated as MNEYFKLLKLEPILKRLSTIQLIAYFGAWFSNVAIYTLLLDMNVSAEVIAFVAMLHFLSGIIQAPLSGSIIDNMKPKKLMLILISFEIFATLFLIFVNDVSDLWLLYILIFVKMAAASFYFTTEMSLLPKLLDGDKLQKANELHSIIWSFSYTLGMALSGFVVYLFGVKIAFLLDAFMFMIAFILLYKVDIDVAFSKSGENLLFMMKDTFKYLKKTPHAIHLMLIHSFVGLTAFDALVALMVDKYYASMIATSLALGLLHASRALGLVVGPIILSKWINNRRLVYIFMFQAFAVWLWAFLMKDFYMSLFASVIVGLFTTTLWSYTYTLLQKNIEQKYYGRIVAYNDMLFLSSAAFTSFMIGFLATSSYSLEFITVLIGFAFMIGAAYFAWILKSQKIKDII